A region of Myxococcus stipitatus DSM 14675 DNA encodes the following proteins:
- a CDS encoding saccharopine dehydrogenase, with the protein MSTHKQKPVLIVGGSGVVGSLAAKELRRLQPTLPITIGGRDLARAEAVARELGHADATRVDLTRADLGQPAERAYSAVVMFLKDDSLNSLRYAQAQGVPYQGISTALFEVAPEVALHMARPGRSAILMNGTWLVGSAIAAVLHFAREFKTLDSIAIGGVLDEQDVGGPAAYADLDRMTKSAANALLLENGQWRWVDSTEGMRKFRDSTGLEVQGQAYSLLDPSALAAATGAKSVRTDVFIGTSASRRRGEPYSTEIIIELEGTRPDGTPARTRHELIHPAGQAPVTAVGVAVGVERLLGLAGGAPVEPGLYLPTVLIEPEYHLRRLQESGLQVRGA; encoded by the coding sequence ATGTCCACGCACAAGCAGAAGCCCGTTCTCATCGTTGGAGGCTCCGGCGTCGTTGGTTCCCTGGCGGCCAAGGAGCTGCGCCGGCTCCAGCCCACGCTGCCCATCACCATTGGAGGAAGGGACCTGGCCCGCGCCGAAGCGGTGGCGCGCGAGCTGGGCCACGCGGATGCGACGCGAGTGGACCTGACCCGCGCGGACCTGGGCCAGCCCGCGGAGCGCGCCTACAGCGCCGTCGTCATGTTCTTGAAGGACGACTCCCTCAACTCGCTGCGCTACGCCCAGGCGCAAGGCGTGCCCTACCAGGGCATCTCCACCGCGCTGTTCGAGGTCGCTCCCGAAGTCGCCCTCCACATGGCGCGGCCTGGGCGCTCGGCCATCCTCATGAATGGCACGTGGCTGGTGGGCTCCGCCATCGCCGCGGTGCTCCACTTCGCCCGCGAGTTCAAGACGCTGGACTCCATCGCCATCGGCGGTGTGCTGGACGAACAGGACGTGGGCGGCCCCGCCGCGTACGCGGACCTGGACCGCATGACGAAGTCCGCGGCCAACGCCCTGCTCCTGGAGAACGGCCAGTGGCGCTGGGTGGACAGCACCGAGGGCATGCGCAAGTTCCGCGACTCCACCGGGCTGGAGGTGCAAGGGCAGGCGTACTCCCTGCTGGACCCCTCGGCCCTCGCGGCGGCGACGGGCGCGAAGTCCGTCCGCACCGACGTCTTCATCGGGACCTCCGCCTCGCGCCGCCGGGGCGAGCCGTACTCCACCGAAATCATCATCGAGCTCGAGGGCACCCGCCCTGACGGCACGCCCGCCCGCACGCGCCACGAGCTCATCCACCCCGCGGGACAAGCGCCCGTGACGGCGGTGGGTGTCGCCGTCGGCGTCGAGCGCCTGCTGGGCCTCGCGGGGGGAGCCCCCGTCGAGCCGGGGCTCTACCTGCCCACCGTCCTCATCGAGCCCGAGTACCACCTGCGCCGACTCCAGGAGTCCGGCCTCCAGGTCCGCGGCGCGTAA
- a CDS encoding pirin family protein, with the protein MSTTTQTLSSPTVHTALPRARTLESVHGGGPLHWVGDGFRVKTVVPSGGISQERVSPFLLLDHHPPYDYAPLAQGQRGVGWHPHRGFETVTLAFQGHVAHRDNAGHSGVIGPGDVQWMTAASGILHEEYHEQAFSRRGGPFEMLQLWVNLPRTHKKDAPGYQPITAAQIPTVAIDGGTVRVIAGPFGDTRGPARTFTPITLLDVRLRAGSDLHVALPKHHNTLVLVASGRISSGGERASQGDVALFANDGDFLTLRADEDTHLLVLSGEPIREPIVHYGPFVMNSQREVIEAIHDFEAGRFGSVPEDAPGATS; encoded by the coding sequence ATGAGCACGACGACACAGACCCTCTCTTCCCCCACCGTTCACACCGCGCTGCCTCGCGCCCGGACGCTCGAGAGCGTCCATGGCGGCGGGCCCCTCCACTGGGTCGGCGATGGCTTCCGCGTGAAGACCGTCGTCCCCAGCGGCGGCATCTCCCAGGAGCGTGTCAGCCCCTTCCTGCTTCTCGACCACCATCCGCCCTATGACTACGCCCCCCTGGCCCAGGGCCAGCGAGGCGTGGGCTGGCACCCTCACCGGGGCTTCGAGACCGTGACCCTCGCCTTCCAGGGCCACGTCGCCCACCGCGACAACGCGGGCCACTCGGGCGTCATCGGGCCGGGCGACGTGCAGTGGATGACGGCCGCATCCGGCATCCTCCACGAGGAGTACCACGAGCAAGCCTTCTCCCGACGCGGAGGCCCCTTCGAGATGCTCCAGCTCTGGGTCAACCTGCCTCGCACCCACAAGAAGGACGCGCCGGGCTACCAGCCCATCACCGCGGCCCAGATTCCCACCGTCGCCATCGACGGCGGCACCGTGCGAGTCATCGCGGGCCCGTTCGGCGACACCCGAGGCCCCGCCAGGACCTTCACCCCCATCACCCTGCTCGACGTCCGTCTGCGGGCAGGCTCGGACCTCCATGTCGCGCTGCCGAAGCACCACAACACCCTCGTCCTCGTCGCCTCCGGCCGCATCTCGTCCGGCGGTGAGCGGGCCTCCCAGGGAGACGTCGCCCTCTTCGCCAATGACGGCGACTTCCTGACCCTGCGCGCGGACGAGGACACCCACCTGCTCGTCCTCTCCGGCGAGCCCATCCGCGAGCCCATCGTCCACTACGGCCCGTTCGTCATGAACAGCCAACGCGAAGTCATCGAAGCCATCCATGACTTCGAGGCCGGACGCTTCGGCTCCGTCCCCGAGGACGCCCCCGGCGCCACCTCGTAA
- a CDS encoding LysR family transcriptional regulator — protein sequence MLESVTIDQLRTLQAVAEEGSFSAAARSLGQGQPAVSQAMQRLEKQLGMRLFDRSSRVPRLTAKGEAVVAATRRLHDDLATFQAVVGRIKSGEETKLALVVDAMFPTEALVSFVKELAKAHPGVELSLEVELLAAVTERLRERKATLGIAGSDADLSGLEQRPIALMKMLPVAAPSHPLAAVKGVITEEQLATATQLVLSERLPEGKTGTADRGVFSPRSWRVADLMTKHALILGGLGWGHEPEHLVREDLSAGRLVQLRLAAWEGGPPPQRTLALVRRKGAPLGPVATWAANRLTALCQLALDEG from the coding sequence GTGCTCGAAAGTGTCACCATCGACCAGTTGAGGACGCTCCAGGCCGTGGCGGAGGAGGGCAGCTTCTCCGCGGCGGCTCGGAGCCTGGGCCAGGGACAGCCCGCGGTCAGCCAGGCGATGCAGCGGCTGGAGAAGCAGCTCGGGATGCGGCTGTTCGACCGCAGCAGCCGGGTGCCTCGGCTGACGGCGAAGGGAGAGGCCGTCGTCGCTGCGACGCGGCGGCTGCACGACGACCTGGCCACGTTCCAGGCGGTGGTGGGCCGCATCAAGAGCGGCGAGGAGACGAAGCTCGCGCTCGTGGTCGACGCCATGTTCCCCACGGAGGCGCTGGTCTCCTTCGTGAAGGAGCTGGCGAAGGCGCATCCGGGCGTGGAGCTCTCGCTGGAGGTGGAGCTGCTGGCGGCGGTGACGGAGCGCCTGAGGGAGCGCAAGGCGACGCTGGGCATCGCGGGCTCGGATGCGGACCTCTCCGGGCTGGAGCAGCGGCCCATCGCGCTCATGAAGATGCTGCCCGTCGCCGCGCCTTCGCATCCGTTGGCGGCGGTGAAGGGCGTCATCACGGAGGAGCAGCTCGCCACGGCGACACAGTTGGTGCTGAGTGAGCGGCTGCCCGAGGGGAAGACGGGCACGGCGGACCGGGGCGTGTTCTCGCCGAGGAGCTGGCGGGTCGCGGACCTGATGACGAAGCATGCGCTCATCCTCGGAGGGCTTGGCTGGGGTCATGAGCCCGAGCACCTGGTGCGCGAGGACCTGTCGGCGGGGAGGCTCGTGCAGCTTCGACTGGCCGCGTGGGAGGGAGGACCTCCGCCGCAGCGCACGCTCGCGCTCGTGAGACGGAAGGGGGCACCGCTGGGGCCCGTGGCGACGTGGGCCGCGAACCGGCTCACGGCGCTGTGTCAGCTCGCGCTCGACGAGGGTTGA
- a CDS encoding macro domain-containing protein, which translates to MPSFFVSGDLLRQEGLDALAHGCNCAGAMGKGIAVEFRARFPKMYAEYKQRCADGRFGLGDVFTWTEGGMTVFNLGTQKTWRTKAELGSLESAVVKMVQEAEAKGLERVGLPRIGAGLGGLPWESVRALLLRIGERTRVNLVVFEDFVPGVTVELS; encoded by the coding sequence ATGCCCAGCTTTTTCGTGAGTGGAGACCTGCTGCGGCAGGAAGGGTTGGACGCTCTTGCGCATGGGTGCAACTGCGCTGGCGCCATGGGCAAGGGCATTGCCGTCGAGTTTCGAGCGCGCTTTCCGAAGATGTACGCCGAGTACAAGCAGCGCTGTGCGGACGGCCGCTTCGGACTGGGAGACGTGTTCACCTGGACCGAGGGGGGAATGACGGTCTTCAACCTTGGGACTCAGAAGACCTGGCGGACGAAAGCGGAGTTGGGTTCGCTCGAGAGTGCTGTCGTCAAGATGGTCCAGGAGGCGGAAGCCAAAGGGCTCGAGCGGGTCGGTCTCCCGCGCATCGGCGCAGGGCTTGGAGGACTCCCCTGGGAGTCCGTGCGAGCACTCTTGCTTCGCATCGGGGAGCGCACCCGGGTGAATCTGGTCGTCTTCGAGGATTTCGTCCCCGGCGTGACGGTGGAGCTCTCGTAG
- a CDS encoding LysR family transcriptional regulator: MNLSAIDLNLFLVLHAVLETGSATEAARQLHVTQSAVSNALARLRELLGDPLLVRSGRGLTPTPRCEELRPFLTNAVAQLQVVVDGQRFNPMESTRRFTMANADNQDLYDVPRVVEAFARRLPRARLRVVSLDYLIGASGLETGEVDVVLAPWQVASQQGYFAEDLYEEEVSFVVRRDHPRLLGPLMTVEEFNASRLIDLVLTQGRPGIGHRLFEQFGKAHGLVLNSALSVSHFMAAGMAATRTDYVAGMPNRMAEALCAMLPLRKLKLVPSPPPMTMSLVWHSRTHLDPGARFLRQMILDVLRDGSVGRMTARAKESKAVGASRRARGR, encoded by the coding sequence ATGAACCTGTCCGCCATCGACCTGAACCTGTTCCTCGTCCTGCATGCCGTGCTGGAGACAGGCAGCGCGACCGAGGCGGCCCGTCAGCTCCACGTCACGCAGTCCGCGGTGAGCAACGCGCTGGCGCGGCTGCGGGAGCTGTTGGGGGACCCGCTGCTGGTGCGCAGCGGGCGAGGGCTGACGCCGACGCCTCGGTGCGAGGAGCTGCGGCCGTTCCTGACGAACGCGGTGGCGCAGTTGCAGGTCGTGGTGGACGGGCAGCGCTTCAATCCGATGGAGAGCACGCGCCGCTTCACGATGGCCAACGCGGACAACCAGGACCTGTATGACGTGCCGAGGGTGGTGGAGGCGTTCGCCCGGCGCTTGCCGCGGGCGCGGCTCCGGGTGGTGAGCCTCGACTACCTCATCGGGGCGAGCGGCTTGGAGACAGGGGAGGTGGACGTGGTGCTGGCGCCCTGGCAGGTGGCGTCGCAGCAGGGGTACTTCGCGGAGGACCTCTACGAGGAGGAGGTGTCCTTCGTCGTGCGCAGGGACCATCCGAGATTGTTGGGGCCGCTGATGACGGTGGAGGAGTTCAATGCCTCCCGCCTCATCGACCTGGTGTTGACGCAGGGGCGGCCGGGGATTGGTCATCGCCTCTTCGAGCAGTTCGGCAAGGCGCATGGCCTGGTGCTCAACTCGGCGCTGTCGGTGTCCCACTTCATGGCCGCGGGGATGGCGGCGACGCGGACGGACTACGTCGCGGGGATGCCGAATCGGATGGCGGAGGCGCTGTGCGCGATGCTGCCGCTGCGGAAGTTGAAGCTGGTGCCGAGTCCTCCGCCCATGACCATGTCGCTGGTGTGGCATTCGCGCACGCACCTGGACCCGGGGGCACGGTTCCTCCGGCAGATGATTCTCGACGTGCTGCGGGATGGCAGCGTGGGACGGATGACGGCGCGTGCGAAGGAGTCCAAGGCGGTGGGCGCTTCGCGACGGGCACGGGGGCGCTGA
- a CDS encoding NAD(P)-dependent oxidoreductase, whose protein sequence is MTASNVTASNVKPVLIIGGSGVVGRRAVKALRDLHPELPVRIGARDMTKAAALAKDIGHAEAVRVDLERDDLGLAPDAAFSAVVVLLKDDSLRSMKYAQDHRLPYVSFSDFAFDIGPAVGRYIQRPKDSAVLLLGNFLGGTAALSALHFAREFKKVHAIYLSGIFDEEDVGGPAASGDMVRLQKSVPSPLILEDGKFIWASSEEDATRTFQGVDGTSWKGHAYPLLDVATLAASTGASTVRLDMAVRSASQRAPGKGPGHELIIEIEGELPDGTTARVRHALVDGDVHSGLSGRGVALAVERLLGLRGGAPVAPGLYSPEGLLDPAYVVERLRHWGTVVGRA, encoded by the coding sequence ATGACTGCCTCGAACGTGACTGCCTCGAACGTGAAACCCGTCCTCATCATCGGTGGCTCCGGAGTCGTCGGACGCCGGGCCGTGAAGGCGCTGAGAGACCTCCACCCGGAGCTGCCCGTGCGGATTGGCGCGCGCGACATGACCAAGGCCGCGGCGCTGGCGAAGGACATCGGCCACGCGGAGGCCGTGCGCGTCGACCTGGAGCGCGATGACCTGGGCCTGGCGCCCGACGCGGCCTTCAGCGCCGTGGTGGTGCTGCTCAAGGACGACTCGCTGCGCTCCATGAAGTACGCGCAGGACCACCGGCTGCCCTACGTGTCCTTCTCCGACTTCGCGTTCGATATCGGCCCGGCCGTCGGGCGCTACATCCAGCGGCCGAAGGACTCCGCCGTCCTCCTGCTGGGCAACTTCCTGGGAGGCACCGCCGCCCTCTCCGCGCTGCACTTCGCCCGAGAGTTCAAGAAGGTCCACGCCATCTACCTCTCCGGCATCTTCGACGAGGAGGACGTGGGCGGCCCCGCGGCCTCCGGCGACATGGTGCGCCTCCAGAAGTCGGTGCCCAGCCCCCTCATCCTCGAGGACGGGAAGTTCATCTGGGCCTCGAGCGAAGAGGACGCCACCCGAACCTTCCAGGGCGTGGACGGAACCTCGTGGAAGGGGCACGCCTATCCCCTCCTCGACGTGGCCACGCTCGCCGCGTCGACGGGGGCGAGCACCGTCCGGCTGGACATGGCGGTGCGCTCCGCGTCCCAGCGCGCGCCCGGCAAGGGCCCTGGCCATGAGCTCATCATCGAAATCGAGGGCGAGCTGCCCGATGGGACGACGGCCCGCGTGCGCCACGCGCTCGTGGATGGCGACGTGCACTCCGGCTTGAGCGGACGCGGCGTGGCGCTCGCGGTGGAGCGATTGCTGGGCCTCAGAGGGGGAGCGCCCGTTGCGCCGGGACTGTACTCGCCCGAGGGCCTCCTCGACCCTGCCTATGTGGTTGAGCGCTTGCGCCACTGGGGAACAGTTGTCGGACGCGCGTAA
- a CDS encoding TetR/AcrR family transcriptional regulator, with protein MSETSSKKMPKAQRREQLLDVAFTLVREEGTDALTLARLAERAGVSKPIAYEHFETRSGLLMAMFERIDSRQVTLLREALQKTKRKLEDVAKVMSAAYMSCYRTSGPEQHAITAALKGDEQMEAFYQGVLDRYVAFYAETLEPFCELPKEALRQRCVGIIGAAEAISREMLRETVSESVAAATLASLIISWLSARK; from the coding sequence ATGAGCGAGACCTCATCCAAGAAGATGCCGAAGGCGCAGCGTCGGGAGCAGTTGCTCGACGTGGCGTTCACCCTGGTGCGGGAGGAAGGCACGGACGCGCTGACGCTCGCGCGCCTGGCCGAGCGGGCGGGGGTCAGCAAGCCCATCGCCTATGAGCACTTCGAGACCCGCTCGGGCCTGCTGATGGCCATGTTCGAGCGCATCGACTCGCGACAGGTCACCCTGCTGCGGGAGGCGCTCCAGAAGACGAAGCGGAAGCTGGAGGACGTGGCCAAGGTGATGAGCGCCGCGTACATGAGCTGCTACCGGACCAGCGGCCCGGAGCAGCACGCCATCACCGCGGCGCTCAAGGGCGACGAGCAGATGGAGGCCTTCTATCAAGGAGTGCTCGACCGCTACGTCGCCTTCTATGCGGAGACGCTCGAGCCGTTCTGCGAGCTGCCGAAGGAGGCGCTGCGGCAGCGCTGCGTGGGCATCATCGGCGCGGCGGAGGCCATCTCGCGGGAGATGCTGCGGGAGACAGTCTCTGAGAGCGTGGCGGCGGCGACGCTGGCCTCACTCATCATCTCGTGGCTGTCGGCGCGCAAGTAG
- a CDS encoding HAMP domain-containing sensor histidine kinase — protein MSLRAWLAATLGGLALLTFIAATALIVLTNAQNRSANTLGNSVEGLHLAEELEIDLLIHFRLSGVGGSVDTSSSQFVRGRTLQGVESSFPQLLNGLRQNATSEAERSLIREVDQAFNRYLSAQRAAARLPLSQRMSRSIPSLDSALDSLERLVQFNVDEAREAREASSDLNRMGNVVGLVLCGLLLVSLAVSTLLLRSIALQPLKDISQAMRRFGAGRKRTRAPVAGPTELRDMARTFNEMANGLTHQQEQQLAFLAGVAHELRNPLSALKLSTALSERSRAQLTPERMERTLALVGRQVERLDRMVGDLLDATRIEAGKLELRPEVCDARVLARDVVELYRSSDSGHTLQLDVPDVPVPVRVDPDRLEQVLTNLVSNALKYSPSGSRVDVIVRREESRVWLSVRDQGIGLSEDEKRLLYAPFQRLGTASSKRAPGVGLGLTVARRIVEAHGGDIEVESSPGVGSTFSVRLALAATVEVREEASVLPDSLH, from the coding sequence ATGAGCCTGCGCGCCTGGCTTGCCGCCACCTTGGGTGGCCTGGCCCTGTTGACGTTCATCGCCGCCACCGCGCTCATCGTCTTGACGAACGCGCAGAACCGTTCGGCGAACACGCTGGGCAACTCGGTGGAGGGGCTGCATCTGGCGGAGGAGCTGGAGATCGACCTGCTCATCCACTTCCGCTTGAGCGGCGTCGGTGGGAGCGTGGACACGTCCTCCTCGCAGTTCGTGCGCGGGCGGACGCTCCAGGGTGTCGAGTCCTCGTTCCCTCAGCTGCTGAACGGGCTGCGCCAGAACGCCACCAGCGAGGCGGAGCGGTCGCTCATCCGCGAGGTGGACCAGGCCTTCAATCGCTACCTGTCGGCGCAGCGCGCGGCCGCCCGGCTGCCCCTGTCGCAGCGGATGTCGCGGTCCATCCCCTCGCTCGACTCCGCGCTGGATTCGCTGGAGCGGCTGGTCCAGTTCAACGTGGACGAGGCACGTGAGGCGCGCGAGGCGTCCTCGGACCTCAACCGCATGGGCAACGTCGTGGGGCTCGTGCTCTGCGGGCTGTTGCTGGTGTCGCTGGCGGTGAGCACGCTGCTGCTGCGGAGCATCGCCCTGCAGCCGCTGAAGGACATCAGCCAGGCCATGCGTCGGTTCGGCGCGGGCAGGAAGCGCACGCGGGCCCCCGTGGCCGGGCCCACGGAGCTGCGCGACATGGCGCGCACGTTCAACGAGATGGCCAATGGGCTGACACATCAGCAGGAGCAGCAGCTCGCGTTCCTCGCGGGCGTGGCGCATGAGCTGCGCAATCCGCTGTCCGCGCTGAAGCTGTCCACGGCGCTCTCCGAGCGGAGCCGCGCGCAGCTCACACCGGAGCGCATGGAGCGCACGCTCGCGCTGGTGGGGCGGCAGGTGGAGCGGCTGGACCGGATGGTGGGGGACCTGCTCGACGCCACCCGCATCGAGGCCGGCAAGCTGGAGCTGCGTCCGGAGGTGTGTGACGCGCGCGTGCTGGCGCGGGACGTGGTGGAGCTGTACCGCTCCAGCGACAGCGGGCACACGCTCCAGCTCGACGTCCCGGATGTGCCCGTGCCCGTGCGCGTGGACCCGGACCGGCTGGAGCAGGTGCTGACGAACCTGGTCAGCAACGCGCTGAAGTACTCGCCGTCCGGCAGCCGCGTGGACGTCATCGTGCGCCGCGAGGAGTCCCGCGTCTGGTTGTCGGTGAGGGACCAGGGCATCGGCCTCAGCGAGGACGAGAAGCGCCTGCTCTATGCGCCCTTCCAGCGGCTGGGCACGGCGAGCAGCAAGCGCGCGCCGGGCGTGGGGCTGGGGTTGACGGTGGCTCGCCGCATCGTGGAGGCGCACGGCGGGGACATCGAGGTGGAGAGCTCGCCGGGCGTGGGCTCCACCTTCAGCGTGCGGCTGGCGCTGGCGGCGACGGTGGAGGTGCGGGAGGAGGCTTCCGTGCTTCCGGACTCGCTGCATTAG
- a CDS encoding oxygenase MpaB family protein — protein MVDDLVAEHLTSHGPESLEHLLRDLFRMQRLPAGEPWVLRYLAALPRNNLVEPEVIARGQRLFGLYGPEVLMILGSYSLHLAYAAGHGVQAVYRSRRLKDDPIRRLCDTAQMVINVMQPGGLAEGRIGWLATRKVRLIHALIRHRLLSDTSNPWLEEWGVPINQEDQAGTLLTFSIATLDGLRKMGVKVSSADAAAYIQAWSAVGRLLGVEASLLPSSEEGAMFLARRISQRHVRSTPEGRHLAEQLLSSVQTLYPVPGYAVSLTHFFLQDAVFGDGVAAALDIPKPNWTKWLVAARARQKRVALRASRWVPGARRRRSWIARHFAQRLILFLRPDAQTPFEVPPAFKRCWGLEEHSLT, from the coding sequence GTGGTGGACGACCTCGTCGCCGAGCACCTCACCTCGCATGGCCCCGAGTCTCTCGAGCACTTGCTCCGTGACTTGTTCCGGATGCAGCGACTGCCCGCAGGTGAGCCCTGGGTGCTGCGCTACCTCGCGGCGTTGCCTCGGAACAACCTGGTGGAGCCGGAGGTCATCGCGAGGGGGCAGCGACTCTTCGGGCTCTACGGGCCCGAGGTCCTCATGATTCTGGGCTCCTACTCCCTCCACCTGGCCTACGCGGCGGGACACGGTGTCCAGGCGGTCTATCGCTCACGACGGCTGAAGGACGACCCCATCCGCCGTCTCTGCGACACGGCGCAGATGGTCATCAACGTCATGCAGCCCGGTGGACTGGCGGAAGGGAGGATTGGCTGGCTCGCGACGCGCAAGGTCCGGCTGATTCATGCGCTCATCCGGCACCGGCTGCTGAGCGATACCTCCAATCCCTGGCTCGAGGAGTGGGGGGTGCCCATCAACCAGGAGGACCAGGCGGGCACGCTGCTGACCTTCTCCATCGCCACGCTCGACGGCCTGCGGAAGATGGGCGTGAAGGTGTCTTCAGCCGATGCGGCGGCCTACATCCAGGCGTGGTCGGCGGTCGGGCGGCTCCTCGGCGTGGAGGCATCGCTTCTGCCGTCCAGCGAGGAGGGGGCGATGTTCCTCGCGCGGCGCATCAGTCAGCGGCATGTGCGCTCCACGCCCGAAGGACGTCACCTGGCGGAGCAGTTGCTGAGCTCCGTCCAGACGCTCTACCCGGTGCCGGGCTATGCCGTGAGCCTGACCCACTTCTTTCTCCAAGACGCGGTCTTCGGGGACGGCGTCGCGGCGGCATTGGATATCCCGAAGCCGAACTGGACGAAGTGGCTGGTCGCCGCCCGGGCGAGGCAGAAGCGGGTGGCCCTTCGGGCGTCGAGGTGGGTGCCTGGAGCGCGGCGACGACGGAGCTGGATTGCCAGGCACTTCGCACAGCGGTTGATTCTCTTCCTGCGTCCGGATGCGCAGACCCCGTTTGAAGTGCCGCCCGCGTTCAAACGGTGCTGGGGGCTGGAGGAGCACTCGCTTACTTGA
- a CDS encoding collagen-like protein, giving the protein MHRIQRPRLVGSVCVGMLLLAGCSSGTNGEPGPQGERGLTGERGPQGERGLTGERGAQGEPGAAGQSQSVPPCDGWVYVDAKGTVVAPICAPYLVDAQGHTWAVHKETGKPTFEGTDPSHLLRVDDLASLVYFETKDCTGTPYMSFAVMPRMPFPVKGKYRVRGDADAWAMRTFHSQWRDDGSCEDFTGRPPPEPTGAFPLGPEVAVTPPAAFQGPLHMERRR; this is encoded by the coding sequence ATGCATCGGATTCAGCGTCCCAGGCTGGTCGGAAGTGTCTGTGTCGGAATGTTGCTGCTCGCGGGCTGTAGCTCAGGAACGAACGGAGAGCCGGGCCCCCAGGGAGAGCGCGGGCTCACTGGCGAGCGGGGGCCGCAAGGAGAGCGCGGACTGACTGGCGAGCGAGGCGCCCAAGGCGAGCCGGGCGCCGCGGGTCAATCCCAGAGTGTCCCGCCCTGCGACGGGTGGGTCTACGTGGATGCGAAGGGGACGGTGGTCGCGCCCATCTGCGCGCCGTACCTCGTCGATGCACAGGGACATACCTGGGCCGTGCACAAGGAGACGGGCAAGCCTACCTTCGAGGGGACAGACCCGAGTCACCTCCTCCGCGTCGATGACCTGGCTTCCCTCGTGTACTTCGAGACGAAGGACTGCACGGGAACACCGTACATGTCGTTTGCCGTCATGCCGCGCATGCCCTTTCCCGTGAAGGGCAAGTATCGCGTGCGCGGGGATGCGGATGCCTGGGCGATGCGGACCTTCCACTCGCAGTGGCGAGATGACGGCTCGTGCGAGGACTTCACGGGCAGGCCGCCCCCAGAGCCGACGGGAGCCTTCCCCTTGGGGCCCGAGGTCGCCGTCACACCCCCTGCTGCATTCCAGGGCCCGCTCCACATGGAGCGGCGTCGCTGA